The following coding sequences are from one Heterodontus francisci isolate sHetFra1 chromosome 38, sHetFra1.hap1, whole genome shotgun sequence window:
- the LOC137352360 gene encoding keratin-associated protein 12-2-like, whose amino-acid sequence VCVSPSVCVCVSLCVCVCVCVSLCVCVCVSLCVCVCVCVSLCVCVCVCVSLCVCVCVSLCVCVCVCVWLCVCVCVWLCVCVCVWLCVCLCVCVCVCLCVCLCLFVCVSVSVCVSVSVCLCLSVSVCVCLCVCLCVCLSLCVSVCVCLSVSVCLCLCLCVCVRVSLSPCVCVSVSVCVCLYLCVCLYLCVCLCVCVSVCVSVCPIIHIFLVKYLLLCLQLLESAISLYTATLDGSVYKDKKDLHLSSAFDNHRMSPSALLPMKYFKKFSHRCND is encoded by the exons gtgtgtgtgtctccctctgtgtgtgtgtgtgtctccctctgtgtgtgtgtgtgtgtgtgtgtctccctctgtgtgtgtgtgtgtgtctccctctgtgtgtgtgtgtgtgtgtgtgtctccctctgtgtgtgtgtgtgtgtgtgtgtctccctctgtgtgtgtgtgtgtgtctccctctgtgtgtgtgtgtgtgtgtgtg tctggctgtgtgtgtgtgtctgtgtctggctgtgtgtgtgtgtctgtgtctggctgtgtgtgtgtctgtgtgtgtgtgtctgtgtctgtttgtgtgtgtgtctgtgtctgtttgtgtgtgtgtctgtgtctgtctgtgtgtctgtgtctgtctgtctgtgtctgtctgtctctgtgtgtgtctgtctgtgtgtctgtctctgtgtgtgtctgtctctgtgtgtgtctgtctgtgtctgtctgtctgtgtctgtctgtctgtgtctctgtctgtgtgtgtgcgtgcgtgtgtctctgtctccgtgtgtgtgtgtctctgtctccgtgtgtgtgtgtctctatctgtgtgtgtgtctctatctgtgtgtgtgtctctgtgtgtgtgtctctgtgtgtgtgtctgtgtgt CCCATTATCCATATATTCCTTGTAAAGTACTTGCTCCTGTGTCTGCAGCTGTTAGAATCTGCAATTTCCTTATATACAGCAACACTAGATGGCAGTGTCTATAAagataaaaaagacttgcatttatctagcgcttttgacaaccacaggatgtctccaagtgctttactgccaatgaagtactttaaaaagtttagtcaccgttgtaat GATTAA